A stretch of DNA from Vulcanisaeta thermophila:
AGTCATGAGGGGGTTCAAGTTCACCAAGGAGCAGGCCCAGAAAATGCTTTCGTGGGCCTACGTGCATTACTACGGTAGGCTTAGCTTCTTGATTCACGAGTTGGTTCATGGTAGGTTTGGTACGATAATGTCGGCGATTAAGAACTCCCTGGTTCCCTGGTTCATGGAGCACCTATTGAGGGGTAGTGGTGAGTGATACGGTGGAGTTACTTCATTATTTCCCTTAAAATACCTAGGCTTCTTCTTCCGGGTATTGTTCCATTTATGAATCCCTGCAGGTCAATATCCACACCCCACTTACTAGCTAACTTTATAATTTCATTAACATTCTCATTGAATTTCCCGGTCTCCACATAGTCATGAATTACGCTTAGGACTTTATAAACCATGTCCATTCCGTACATCTTACCAAGCCATACCACTATATCTGGCACGTTAAATATTAGCACGTTTTTATCACTGAACCTAATTATTAGGTTCATGTATAGCACCGTTACATTATTAACGGAGACGCAGTCAACCCTTAGGCAGTCCTGTTCGTTCACTATGTATGGCCCGTATAGTTTAATATTGCCCTTACCAAATGATATACCCAGTAACGCCCTTATTTTATTTAACCTGAATATTTCAATTTCATTACCAAGTTTATCAATGACCCTCTCCATACGCCTAAAGAACTTATACACATCATCCCTCTCACAATTCCTAACCAGTAATGGCGTGGTGGCTAATACCGGTAGATCCATACAGTTTAGGTTTAGGTTTGTGCATACTTCTGCCCTCTTGTATAGTATAAATAGTATTAGGTGTAGTGTATCCATGTAATTAATGGGGCATTTATCAATAGGTACCTCCCTAAAATCCATCGTGTAGTTATTCAGTCCTTAGTTATAAACCTATGTCTAATTTATGCCGTGGATTAATACGTTGGTCCCTCAACCCTTCTTAGCGGCCTTCTTCTCCCCCCTCTTTTTCCTCAGCTCCTCCCTGATTTTGTTGGCCTCCTCCCTGGGCATGTTCCTTAACTTAATATACAGCGGCTCTATCTTTTCACCTACCTCGGCATTTTCATAGACGTGCGCAGTGATTAACGTTCTGTGGAGGCCGTACTCCGTAACCGCCCTTATTATGTACACCTGCTTCACATCAACGCCCAACGCCTTGCTTAACTCCTCGCGTAACTGTAACCTACTGGGTGTGGGTAGGCCCACGTGCCAG
This window harbors:
- a CDS encoding 30S ribosomal protein S24e, which produces MSVPTPTLPEGVEPGKVVFKILNIKQNPLLSRREVTAEAWHVGLPTPSRLQLREELSKALGVDVKQVYIIRAVTEYGLHRTLITAHVYENAEVGEKIEPLYIKLRNMPREEANKIREELRKKRGEKKAAKKG